CGGGGTGATCCGACCGCGCCCGTTGTTCACAGGCACGACGACTTTGAGGCTGCTTCCGAAGAGGACCTGGCCCACTTCGAGGTGGAGACGGATTCCGAGGGACACCACTACGCGGTCCGCAAGGAAGACATCAAATAGCCCGTTGCAGTGCAAGGAACGGCAAAACAGAAAAGGCACAGCGGCTTAGGCCGCTGTGCCCTTCTTGTGCTGTGACTTTTCTCTGAAGCTGTGCCGCTCCTGCGACGACGTCCCGGGCGGGCCGGTCTTAGCGGCCGGTGCCGCCGTAAACAGTTGCTTCGTCTTCGCTGTCCAGGTCGAAGGCCTTGTGGATGGCCCGGACTGCATCATCGAGCAGGTCGGCGTGCGTTACGACCGAAATGCGAATTTCGGATGTCGAGATCATGTTGATGTTGATGCCGGCGTCGGACAGCGCCTTGAAGAAGGTGGCCGAGACGCCAGGGTGGGAGCGCATGCCCGCCCCGATCAGCGAGAGCTTGCCGATCTGCTCGTTGTACTCGATGTTTTCGAAGCCGATTTCCGGCTGTGCCGCACGGAGGGCAGCAAGGGCATCCGCACCTTCCACGATGGGGAGCGTGAAGGAGATGTCCGTCCGGCCCGTGCCGTGGGTGGAAACGTTCTGCACGATCATGTCGATGTTGGAGTGTGCGTCGGCGATGACCTGGAAGATCGCTGCTGCCTTGCCCGGGATGTCGGGCACACCCACAACCGTGACCTTGGCTTCGGAACGGTCGTGCGCAACGCCGGAGATGATTGGCTGCTCCAAGGCAACTCCCTCTTGAGTCGTGATCTTGTCGTCGGCTCCGGGCATGACCCAGGTGCCTTCGTTCTGGCTGAATGAAGAACGCACGTGCAACGGCACGCCGAAGCGCCGCGCGTATTCCACGCAGCGCAGGTGCAGGATCTTGGCGCCGGATGCGGCCAGTTCCAGCATTTCTTCGCTGGAGATGCGGTCGATCTTCTGGGCGGAAGGCACCACTCGGGGATCCGCAGTGTAAATACCATCCACATCCGTGTAGATCTCGCAGACGTCGGCGTCCAGGGCGGCGGCCAGGGCCACGGCAGTGGTATCGGATCCGCCACGTCCAAGGGTGGTGATCTCGTTGGTGGTGCGGCTCATCCCCTGGAAGCCGGCAACGATGGCGATGTGTCCCTTGTCCAGGGCGGTGCGGATCCGGTGGGGGTCGACGTCGATGATCCGCGCCTTGCCGTGGATGCCGTCGGTGATCATGCCGGCCTGCGAGCCTGTGAAGGACTGGGCTGAAGCGCCCAGCTTGTTGATCGCCATGGCCACCAGGGCCATGGAGATGCGCTCACCCGAGGACAGGAGCATGTCCATCTCACGCGCGGGAGCAGAGTCGGTGACCTGGGCGGCGAGGTCCAGTAGTTCGTCGGTGGTGTCGCCCATTGCGGAGACCACCACAACCACTTCGTTGCCTGCCCTTTGGGCGTCGACGACGCGCTTGGCAACCCGCTTGATGCCGTCCGCGTCGGAAACCGAGGAGCCGCCGAACTTCTGCACGATGAGCTGCTTAGTGCGGGCAGTAGCGACGGGCAGCACGTAGGGCTGGTTCTCTGTCTTCACTTCGGTAGTGGGCATACTCATGCGCGCACCCTCACTGCATCAAATCGGGGTTCCGGGGCCAAGCAACCAAAACGGCGCGACGGCGTAACTGATGTGCCCAGTTTATCGCCGGGAACCGCGCGGCGCTGAATTGTGACCGCATGGTGGCCTCCCGTGAGTCATCTCCGGCTAGTCGTTGCCGGCGAGGGTCCATGCCGTCCTGTCCAGGCGGTAGCGCCAAGATGCGAGCGCTTTGCCATGTGTGTCCTGGCTGGCGGTGAAGTAGTGATCCGGGGCGAAGCCCAGACCTTCGAGGAGGCGCCGTGAGGCGGTGTTGGGTTCGTACACGCCAGCATAGATGGTGTGGGTTCCGCATTCAGTGAAGAGCCAACGGACAAGAGCCCCGGCGGCCTCGCGGCCGTATCCGTTGCCGTGATAGTCGGGGTGGAGAACGTAGCCGAGACTGGCGCAGCGGCCCGGCAGGCCGCCCGGCAGCGGCGGTTCGGTTGTGTTCCACGTGCGGCCGTCACCGATCACGGCTCCCGTTGAGCGGAGAACCACTGCCCAGCCCAGGTGGAACCACTCGGCTGTTGAGCGTTCTGCGCGGCTCAGAAGATCATTGAGGAGCCGGTCCGTTTGTCCTGCGGCCAGTGGCTGGTGCGAGAGATAGCGGACGGCATCGGCGTGTCCCCGAAATCCCCGCAGTGCGGCGGCGTCGACCTGCGTCAGGAGGCGCAGTTCCAAGCGCTGCGTGACGATGGAGGCGAGCGGTTCCATGGATTGCCGTCAGTGCCCGGTCAGCTCAGGGCGTTGCGGCGGCCCTCGAATGCGCGCCCCAGGGTGACCTCGTCCGCGTATTCCAGGTCGCCGCCCACCGGCAGGCCCGAGGCAAGCCTGGTGACCGTGATGCCGATGGATTTCAGCATCCTGGCCAGATAAGTGGCCGTGGCCTCACCTTCGAGGTTGGGGTCCGTGGCGATGATGATTTCCTGGATGGCACCGTCGTTCAACCGGGTAAGGAGTTCCCTGATCCGCAGCTGCTCCGGGCCCACGCCGGCTATGGGGTTAATCGCGCCGCCCAGGACGTGGTAGCGGCCACGGAATGAACGGGTGCGCTCCACGGCCAGGACGTCCTTGGATTCCTCCACAACGCAAATGATCGAGGGATCACGGCGCGGATCGCGGCAGATATTGCACAGTTCCTGCTCCGTGACGTTGCCGCACACCGTGCAGAACTTCACGCGTTCCTTCACGGTGGTGATGGCCTCGACAAGCCGCTTCATGTCCTGCGGGTCCGCCTCGAGGATGTGGAATGCCAGCCGCTGGGCGGACTTGGGTCCCACGCCGGGAAGGCGGCCAAGCTCGTCGATCAGCTCTTGAACTGCACCTTCGTACACAATGTCCTCGTTCGTTTGAATCGTTTGTTGGGGTCGTAGGTCGGCTGGCCGGCGGACGCAGGCGTGCCGTTCCCTGTCGACAGCCCGGAGGGTCAGCCCGCTGAGTGGGAGTCCCGTTAGTGACTGTCCTGGTAAGAGCGGCTTTTCCGGCGGGGCAGGCTAGAAGCGGGGTGCGATCGGGCTCCCGTCCAAGGACCGTTCCTCCACCAGCTTTCCGCCCAGAATACGCTCGACGGCGGCGCGTCCAAAGACGCCCGATTCCTCAATCGTTTCGTCGTCCGGGCTGGGTGTGTCCTGGACGTAGGTCTTGACGGCCTCCGCCTGCCGCGCGGGGGCCTTGGCCCGGCCGGCTTCGGCCTCGGGGCTGTTGGACAGCCGCTGGTACAGGCTCTGCTTCACTGTCCCGCCGGGAGCGGCCTCCGAGGCAGCGACAGGCGGGGTCTGCGGTGATGCGTAAGCCGCCGGTGCAGGTGACGCGATGCTCCTCACGTCCGGGCCGGACATTGCCGGCGACGGGTCCGTTGCCGTGGCGGGACCATACTGCGCGGACGTTGCCCAGCCTGCGCCAGCGGAACTGCCGGCACCGGACAGCGCACCCACCGGCTGCCGGACTTCGGCCGGATGCGGGGTTTCACCGTTGTGGAGGGTGGAGGCTTCGTCCCGCATCTCCGCGGACCGGGGGAGCTGTGCCGCTGCCGGCTCGTAGTGCGGCGTCCGGGGCTCGGGAACCACAGGCAGGCTTGCCCGGTCCGGATCTTCTACGGACTTGCCGACGTTCGACTCTGCACCCACGGTCCAGACACCGGGCGCAGCCTCCGTGGCGCGGGACCATGGATCGTCGTTGGAGGTATCGTCCGCGGTGCGCGAAGAGCTGACGGAAGCGGGGATTCCGGCCGGCTGGATTGGCCGTGACTGCTCAGGAACGGACGGGGTCCAGTCCATCGGAGGCTCCTCATCCAGCGGGGGAGCATCTTCGTCCAGCGGCGGACCCCAGTCGTCGTCCGGGTAGCTGTAGGAACCGGACGCGTCTTCCTGCTGCCGCTGTGCAGTCGGTGCTTGCGCGGGCTCAGCTTGCGCGGGCGCGGCCTGCGCGG
Above is a window of Arthrobacter sp. FB24 DNA encoding:
- a CDS encoding aspartate kinase; the protein is MSMPTTEVKTENQPYVLPVATARTKQLIVQKFGGSSVSDADGIKRVAKRVVDAQRAGNEVVVVVSAMGDTTDELLDLAAQVTDSAPAREMDMLLSSGERISMALVAMAINKLGASAQSFTGSQAGMITDGIHGKARIIDVDPHRIRTALDKGHIAIVAGFQGMSRTTNEITTLGRGGSDTTAVALAAALDADVCEIYTDVDGIYTADPRVVPSAQKIDRISSEEMLELAASGAKILHLRCVEYARRFGVPLHVRSSFSQNEGTWVMPGADDKITTQEGVALEQPIISGVAHDRSEAKVTVVGVPDIPGKAAAIFQVIADAHSNIDMIVQNVSTHGTGRTDISFTLPIVEGADALAALRAAQPEIGFENIEYNEQIGKLSLIGAGMRSHPGVSATFFKALSDAGININMISTSEIRISVVTHADLLDDAVRAIHKAFDLDSEDEATVYGGTGR
- a CDS encoding GNAT family N-acetyltransferase encodes the protein MEPLASIVTQRLELRLLTQVDAAALRGFRGHADAVRYLSHQPLAAGQTDRLLNDLLSRAERSTAEWFHLGWAVVLRSTGAVIGDGRTWNTTEPPLPGGLPGRCASLGYVLHPDYHGNGYGREAAGALVRWLFTECGTHTIYAGVYEPNTASRRLLEGLGFAPDHYFTASQDTHGKALASWRYRLDRTAWTLAGND
- the recR gene encoding recombination mediator RecR, encoding MYEGAVQELIDELGRLPGVGPKSAQRLAFHILEADPQDMKRLVEAITTVKERVKFCTVCGNVTEQELCNICRDPRRDPSIICVVEESKDVLAVERTRSFRGRYHVLGGAINPIAGVGPEQLRIRELLTRLNDGAIQEIIIATDPNLEGEATATYLARMLKSIGITVTRLASGLPVGGDLEYADEVTLGRAFEGRRNALS